Genomic window (Lewinellaceae bacterium):
TGGTGAACGCGCTGATCGCTACCGAAGACGAACGTTTTCACGAACACAGCGGCATCGATTTCGAGGCCCTGGGGCGCGTAGCCATAAAAACGGTGCTGCTCGGGCAAAAAAGCTCCGGCGGCGCCAGCACCATCACCCAACAACTGGCCAAGCTGCTCTTCACCGGCCAGGCTGCCTCTAACATCACGGAGAGGATCATTCAGAAACTCAAGGAATGGATCATCGCCGTGCGCCTGGAACGCCGTTACACCAAGGAGGAGATCATTGCGATGTACCTCAATAAATTCAACTTTATCAACGGCGCCTACGGCATAAAAGCCGCATCAGAGATTTATTTCGGCAAACCTCAGGACTCCCTCTCCATAGCTGAAGCCGCCGTGCTGGTCGGCATGCTGAAAAACCCTTCCCTGTTTAACCCGCTGCGCCGCCAGGATACGGTTCTGCACCGGAGGATGGTCGTTTTCAAGCAAATGCAAAACAACGACATGATCACCCAGGCACAGTACGACTCCCTCCGGCAGTCGCCGCTGGGGCTCAATTTTACCCGGCAAACCCACGCCGACGGCATTGCGCCCTACTTCCGCATGGAACTGGGAAAAGACATCAAAAAAATACTGGAACGCAAGGAATGCCTGAAGTCCGATGGGTCGATGTACGACATCTACCGCGACGGCCTGCGCATTTACACCACCATTGACCCCGACATGCAGCGCCTGGCCGAAGAAGTGATGGTACAACACATGGCCAAGGTCCAGAACGCTTTCTGGAATACCTGGAAAGTGGTGAAAAAAGACCCCTGGGAGTACACCAGCGGCTCGGAACACGAGGTGCCGGTGCCCATCCGCAAGGAATCGCTGGATGGACTGATCCGCCAGTCCGACCGATACCAGAGCCTGCGGGCTACATTCATTGCCGACATCCTGGGCCAGATCGAACCGGAGGTAGAGGGCATTATTTTCCACGCCGACGACCGCGAAGTGGAGCGCATCGTGGAGGATGCCGAAAAGGGCGGAGTCATCGCCAGCCTGGAAAAACGGCGGCTCATCAGCTCCAACCTGGCGGCCAGCTACCGACAGGTGCAGCGCAGCCGGTATTTTCCGGCCCTGCAAAACCAGTGGCATGCCCTGCAGGCGGCAGCCGACAAGGACTTCAACACCAAAACCGAAATGAGGGTGTTTTCCTATGATACCCCCGCGATGGAAAAAGACACCGTGATGACGCCACTGGACTCGGTGAAGTACCACCGCATGATCCTTCAGACCGGCATATTAGCGGTAGACCCCGTCACAGGGTTTGTGAAGGTATGGGTCGGCGGAGTCAATTTCAAGCATTTCCAGTACGACCACAACCGCACCAGCCGGCAGGTGGGTTCTACCTTCAAGCCATTTGTTTACGCCACGGCTATCGCCCAGCAGGGGTTTTCGCCCTGTTATCAGGTTTACGACCTGCCTCAGACCATTGCCCCCGGAGACGGCAACTTCTTCCTGACACAGGAATGGACGCCCAGAAATGCCGATGGCGTCTACACCGGCCAGTTGCTCACCCTCAAGGATGGCTTGCGCAAGTCGAAAAACACGGTCTCCGTTCATCTGATGAAACAACTCGGCGATACCGAGCCCGTGCGCGGCCTGATCAACCAGATGGGCATCGACAGCAGCCTCAAATACCCCAACGGCCGCTACCGGGTACCCAAATCCCCCTCCATCTGCCTGGGTTCCACCGACCTCACCAACATGGAGATGACTGGCGCCTATACGACCTTCGCCAACAACGGCATCTTTAACAAACCCATATATTTGCTGCGCATTGAAGATAAAAACGGCCGCATCCTTTACGAGGAGTTTCCGCAGGAAAAGGTGGCGATCAACGCCAACGCCAATTATGTGATGGTGGAAATGCTCAAATATGCCGCCACTGGCCTGGGCGGCTTGAAGAGCGAGGTTGGCGGCAAAACCGGAACGACCAACGATTACGTCGACGGTTGGTTCATGGGCATTACCCCCACTTTGGTGGTCGGCACCTGGGTCGGCGGCGAAGACCGCTGGATCCGCTTCCGGTCTCTGGCCTACGGCCAGGGCGCCTATATGGCCAAGCCTTTCTTCAAGGAATTCCTGAGCAGGCTCGAAAAATCAGAAGACCTCGGCTACGACGCTTCCGCCCGTTTTCATCGGCCGCCCGGCGATATCGGCATTGAAATGAACTGCGACCAGTACCAGCGGTCGCCCCTCCCCCTGGATAACGGCGAGTTCGAAAATGAAGGCTTTGGAGAAGACATGTTCGGTGATGAGATCGGCCGATCTGCGCCTGAGGAGGAGTTTCAGTAATTGAAGGAATGAGGGAATGAATACCAGTGCCGGAAATTTAGGCCAACACCGAATACGCAAACCCCAATCACCATCTTTGCCAAGCGCAAAACCAACCGATTCTGCATGAACTGGAAAACTGTCTTTAGCATTGCCACGTTCGGATTGCTGTTCCACTGGAGCTGCGTCCCTCCCTCCGATGAAGTCCCAACGGATATCAGCATCAATATAGCCGACCCCGTCTTTCAGAAGATTCACGATTTTCAGGACCGGCAACTGAAAGATAGCCTGTTTCTCTACTTCCGGCACGAAAACCCCACTTATCGTTACCTGGCGGCGTTGGCCTTCGGTTCTATCCGGGACTCCACCGCTAACGACAGCCTGGCTACCTTGCTTGCCGACCCGGCGGACAGGGTGCGCGCCGCCGCCGCTTTTGCCATAGGGCAAGCCGGCGCGGCTTCCGGAGAGAAACTGCTGCTCCAGGCGTTTATCCGGGAAGACACCGGCGGGGTTTACTGGCTGGCCAACCGGGCGATACTGGAAGCTATAGGAAAATGCGGATCGGTGGACAACCTCCGGGCGCTGAGCACCATCACCACTTACCAGCCGGATGATACCCTTTTGTTGGAAGGGCAGGCACTGGGCATTTACCGCTACGCCCTCCGGGAACTCACGCTGCCGGAGGGCACTGCCAGGATGCTGGCCATGGCCACCGACGCCGGCTATCCCACAACCTCCCGGGTTATAGCCGCCAACTATCTGTCCCGGGCAAAGGATATTCAGATCGACAGTTCGGCAGTTCCCGCCCTGGAAAGGTCCGTAAACACCGAGCCGGACGCCCGTATTCGCATGGCATTGGCGGTTGCCCTGGGCAAGGCCCGGTCGGAAAGCGCCCTGGCCGCCCTGTCCGCAGCTTTTGGCCAGGAGAAGGATTACCGCGTGCAATGCAATATTTTGCGGGCCCTGGGCAATTTCGACTATGAAAAAACCAAGCCTACGGCCTTAAAGGCTTTGCGGGCCAGCAACATTCACCTGGCGAGCCGGGCGGTGCAATTCTTCCTCGAAAACGGCGATGCTAAAGACGCCACCCTCTACTGGCAGTTGGCCAAAGACACCCTTCCCTGGCAGGTCCAACTGGGCATGTACCAGGCGGCCAACCGCTATCTGCCCGCTTACTATGTCGACTACCGCGACGCGATCAACGGAGAGCTGCGACAACGCCTCAGCAGCGCCAACTCTCCCTATGAGAAAACGGCGGCGCTGAAAGCGCTTAGCGAATTTGGCTGGAACTACCGCTACATCTACCGCGAAGGCTTCCGGGCGGAAACCCCGGCCATCCGCTCGGGCACGATGGAAGCGCTGGCTGCCATCAGCAACAAGGCGGACTTCCGGGCCTTCTTCGGCGAAGGCTACCGCCAGGTGCGGCGCGAGCTGCTCGGCATGTTCCTCGAATCCATGCAAACCGGCGACCCCGCCATGATTGCTATCGCCGCCGAAGCCCTCCGCAACCCCAACCTCAATTACCAAACTTATATCACAAGTTATGGCCTGCTCGACACCGCCCTGGCCCGGCTCGAACTCCCAAAAGAGATCGAAGCTTACAACGAACTGCGCAAAGCCCTGGCCTTCCTCAAAGGCGAACCGGAACCTCCGACCCGAATCCCCGAATTCAACCACCCCATTGACTGGGCCATGATCGGGCAGGGCGCCAAAAGCCAGAAAGCGTCCATCAAAACGCCCCGGGGCAATATCCAGCTGGAGTTGTATCCGGATATCGCTCCGGGAACGGTGGCCAATTTTGTGGCCCTGGCCCGCCAGGGGTTCTACACCGGCAAGGTTTTTCACCGGGTGGTGCCCAACTTCGTTATCCAGGGGGGCGGCCTGCGGGGCGACGGCTATGGCAGCCTCGACTACACCATCCGCTCAGAATTGTCCGCCCTGCACTTTCTGGAGGAAGGATATGTGGGCATGGCCTCCTCGGGCAACCACACCGAATGCACCCAATTTTTCATCACCCACTCCCCCGCTCTTCATCTGGATGGCAATTATACTATCTTTGGGCGGGTGTCCAAAGGAATGGATGTCGTACACCAGATACAGGTTGGAGACAAGATCGAGGAGATCGTGCTCCAATAAGGGGCAGGATGAACAGGATTAAGTAACTATCCAAGATAAAACCAACTTATGAAAAACACGCCTTTAACGGAAAAACACGTCGCTCTCGGCGCCCGCATGGCCGAATTCGCCGGCTACAACATGCCCATTTCCTACGCCGGCATAAAGGAAGAACACCATCAGGTGAGGAACAAGGTGGGCGTATTTGATGTATCGCACATGGGAGAATTCATTGTCCGGGGGAAAGAAGCCCTCCAACTCGTACAGAAGATCACCACCAATGATGCCTCCAAGCTCGATATCGGCGACGCGCAGTACTCCTGTTTCCCCAATGAGCAGGGCGGCATCGTCGATGACTGCCTGGTGTACCGCCTGCCGGAAGATATGTCCGCCGCAGGAGAACAGGCCTTCATGCTGGTCGTCAACGCCTCCAACATCGACAAGGACTGGGAATGGGCCAACCGCCATAACGACCTCGACACCCGGCTGATCAACATCTCCGATCAAACGGCCCTGCTGGCCATTCAGGGGCCGTTGGCCACTGAAGCCCTGCAAGGCCTCACAGAGGTGGATTTGAAGGGGCTCAAGTACTACACCTTTACAAAAGGAACCGTGGCCGGGATCGACAACGTGCTCATCTCGGCTACCGGATATACCGGCTCCGGCGGATTCGAGCTGTATGTCGATACCTCGAAAGCTGCACAACTCTGGGATGCCGTCTTTGAAGCCGGCAAAGCCTTCGATATACACCCCATCGGCCTGGGCGCCCGCGACACCCTGCGCCTGGAGATGGGCTATTGCCTTTACGGCAATGACATCGACGACGCCACCTCCCCCATCGAAGCCGGGCTCGGCTGGATCACCAAAACAAAAAAAGGCGATTTCATCAGCCGGGATGTTTTTGCCCGGCAGCGGGAAGAGGGCGTCGGCCGGAAACTGGTGGGCTTCGTCCTGCCGGAAGAACGGCGCGTGCCCCGGCACGATTATCCGATCGAGGACGCGCAGGGCAACCTGATCGGCAAGGTGACTTCCGGCACCCTGTCGCCATCCCTGGAATACCCCATAGGCATGGGTTATGTGAACACAGCCTTCGCAGCGCCAGATACAAAGATTTATATCGTTGCCGGCAAGAAACGCCTGGAAGCGGCTGTGGCAAAGCCACCATTTTATAAGGCTTCTTAAACCCAGTTAAACAAATTCCGGATATTTTTATTTATTTTGTCGGTTCAGTAATTTTTGAAACTTCGCAATCCGGAAATTGTTTTCTTTTCGCAGGCATGGCCAAAACACGGCAGGCGGCCCGGCGCTTGCCGGGAATCACCCGACAAGCCTTTAATATCAACTCCAAATGACACTAAAAGAAGGAAAAGAAAAGTTTATTCAATCCTGGGGCGCGTTGGGATCGAGTTGGGGGATCAACCGGACCATGGCTCAAATCCACGCCCTGCTGCTGATCTCTCCGGAAGCCCTCTCCGCCGAGGAGATCATGGAAGACCTGCAAATCTCCCGGGGCAACGCCAATATGAATATCCGGGCGCTGATCGATTGGGGGCTGGTCTTCAAAGAATTGAAACCCGGCGAGCGCAAAGAGTTTTTCGTGGCGGAAAAGGACATGTGGGAGGTCGTGAAAAATATCATCATCCAGCGAAAAAAACGAGAATTGGAGCCTATGCTCCGGGTCCTCGACGAAATTTCCAGCGTTGATCCCGAAAGTGCAGAAGCCGAAGAATTCATCGAAGTCATCCGCGAGATCAAACTCTTCTCCAATAAAGCCGACTCCACCCTCGACACCCTCGTCAAATCTGACTCCAACTGGTTCGTCGGCACTTTCATGAAAATGATTAAGTGAATTTTTCTGAAGTTTTTTGCCGAAACGGCAAAAAACTTCAGTGCCCGGAAGGCCTGCTGTTCGTTTTGCAGCCCCTGGGCGTAT
Coding sequences:
- a CDS encoding transglycosylase domain-containing protein is translated as MEYYANNKQETYRRIARWMWYISLGGLGAILLSFLILSFTNLPSVKQLENPKSEEASQVFAANGEVIGRYYTENRVPVSFSELSPNLVNALIATEDERFHEHSGIDFEALGRVAIKTVLLGQKSSGGASTITQQLAKLLFTGQAASNITERIIQKLKEWIIAVRLERRYTKEEIIAMYLNKFNFINGAYGIKAASEIYFGKPQDSLSIAEAAVLVGMLKNPSLFNPLRRQDTVLHRRMVVFKQMQNNDMITQAQYDSLRQSPLGLNFTRQTHADGIAPYFRMELGKDIKKILERKECLKSDGSMYDIYRDGLRIYTTIDPDMQRLAEEVMVQHMAKVQNAFWNTWKVVKKDPWEYTSGSEHEVPVPIRKESLDGLIRQSDRYQSLRATFIADILGQIEPEVEGIIFHADDREVERIVEDAEKGGVIASLEKRRLISSNLAASYRQVQRSRYFPALQNQWHALQAAADKDFNTKTEMRVFSYDTPAMEKDTVMTPLDSVKYHRMILQTGILAVDPVTGFVKVWVGGVNFKHFQYDHNRTSRQVGSTFKPFVYATAIAQQGFSPCYQVYDLPQTIAPGDGNFFLTQEWTPRNADGVYTGQLLTLKDGLRKSKNTVSVHLMKQLGDTEPVRGLINQMGIDSSLKYPNGRYRVPKSPSICLGSTDLTNMEMTGAYTTFANNGIFNKPIYLLRIEDKNGRILYEEFPQEKVAINANANYVMVEMLKYAATGLGGLKSEVGGKTGTTNDYVDGWFMGITPTLVVGTWVGGEDRWIRFRSLAYGQGAYMAKPFFKEFLSRLEKSEDLGYDASARFHRPPGDIGIEMNCDQYQRSPLPLDNGEFENEGFGEDMFGDEIGRSAPEEEFQ
- a CDS encoding peptidylprolyl isomerase, yielding MIGQGAKSQKASIKTPRGNIQLELYPDIAPGTVANFVALARQGFYTGKVFHRVVPNFVIQGGGLRGDGYGSLDYTIRSELSALHFLEEGYVGMASSGNHTECTQFFITHSPALHLDGNYTIFGRVSKGMDVVHQIQVGDKIEEIVLQ
- the gcvT gene encoding glycine cleavage system aminomethyltransferase GcvT; the encoded protein is MKNTPLTEKHVALGARMAEFAGYNMPISYAGIKEEHHQVRNKVGVFDVSHMGEFIVRGKEALQLVQKITTNDASKLDIGDAQYSCFPNEQGGIVDDCLVYRLPEDMSAAGEQAFMLVVNASNIDKDWEWANRHNDLDTRLINISDQTALLAIQGPLATEALQGLTEVDLKGLKYYTFTKGTVAGIDNVLISATGYTGSGGFELYVDTSKAAQLWDAVFEAGKAFDIHPIGLGARDTLRLEMGYCLYGNDIDDATSPIEAGLGWITKTKKGDFISRDVFARQREEGVGRKLVGFVLPEERRVPRHDYPIEDAQGNLIGKVTSGTLSPSLEYPIGMGYVNTAFAAPDTKIYIVAGKKRLEAAVAKPPFYKAS
- a CDS encoding transcriptional regulator, with translation MTLKEGKEKFIQSWGALGSSWGINRTMAQIHALLLISPEALSAEEIMEDLQISRGNANMNIRALIDWGLVFKELKPGERKEFFVAEKDMWEVVKNIIIQRKKRELEPMLRVLDEISSVDPESAEAEEFIEVIREIKLFSNKADSTLDTLVKSDSNWFVGTFMKMIK